One genomic region from Quercus robur chromosome 4, dhQueRobu3.1, whole genome shotgun sequence encodes:
- the LOC126723206 gene encoding peroxidase 9-like, with protein sequence MELFKVTLGLIVIASLSATLSSANPGSNIGWGGHGGRSFSLFPEFYQFSCPQANDIVMSVLERAIANEPRIAASLLRVHFHDCFVQGCDASVLLDDSATIVNEKNSGPNKNSLRGFEVIDEIKAKLEEACPQTVSCADILTLVAHGSIVLSGGPYWEVPLGRRDSKTASLNASNTNIPPPNSTLQNLVTSFNRQGLDEVDLVALSGGHTIGLARCVSFKQRLYNQNGNNQPDQTLDKGYYYNLKSVCPRSGGDNNTSPLDFASPAKFDNAYFKHILWGKGLLNSDEVLFTGSAGTTMQLVKIYAEDEGLFFIQFAKSMVKMGNISPLTGFNGEVRKNCRRIN encoded by the exons ATGGAGCTCTTCAAAGTTACTCTTGGTCTTATAGTAATAGCTTCCCTCTCGGCCACACTCTCCTCAGCTAACCCTGGCTCCAATATTGGCTGGGGTGGTCATGGTGGAAGGTCTTTTAGCCTTTTCCCTGAATTTTATCAGTTCTCTTGTCCCCAAGCCAATGACATTGTCATGTCTGTGTTGGAGAGAGCCATTGCCAATGAGCCAAGGATAGCTGCTTCTTTGCTTAGGGTCCACTTCCATGACTGCTTTGTCCAG GGTTGTGACGCCTCAGTATTACTAGATGATAGTGCCACAATAGTCAATGAAAAGAATTCTGGgccaaataaaaattctcttAGAGGTTTTGAAGTGATTGATGAGATCAAGGCCAAGTTGGAAGAAGCATGTCCTCAAACTGTCTCTTGTGCAGACATTCTCACCCTTGTTGCTCATGGCTCCATTGTATTA AGCGGTGGACCGTATTGGGAGGTCCCATTGGGAAGAAGGGACTCAAAGACAGCAAGCTTAAATGCCTCAAACACTAATATTCCCCCACCAAACTCTACCCTCCAAAACCTTGTAACATCGTTCAACCGTCAAGGACTTGATGAAGTTGATCTCGTTGCACTCTCAG GGGGGCATACAATTGGTTTGGCAAGGTGTGTGTCATTCAAGCAAAGACTGTACAACCAAAATGGAAACAACCAACCTGACCAGACTCTTGACAAGGGCTACTACTATAATTTGAAATCAGTTTGTCCTAGATCAGGTGGTGACAATAACACCTCTCCCTTGGACTTCGCCTCCCCTGCAAAATTCGACAACGCATATTTCAAGCACATCCTGTGGGGAAAAGGGCTGCTCAATTCAGATGAAGTGCTTTTCACAGGAAGTGCTGGGACAACTATGCAATTGGTTAAGATTTATGCTGAGGATGAGGGCCTATTCTTCATCCAGTTTGCTAAATCTATGGTTAAGATGGGAAACATAAGCCCTCTCACTGGTTTTAATGGTGAAGTTAGGAAGAACTGTCGCCGAATTAATTGA